In Oreochromis aureus strain Israel breed Guangdong linkage group 22, ZZ_aureus, whole genome shotgun sequence, the genomic window AGCGCTGTAAATACTGACTGTGcactagggctgcacgattttgcataaaatgagaatcacgatttttttgcttagaattgagatcacgattctctcacgattttcttttccagtataaatatttattgcacttattaactgcacatcaacttcgtagcagttgaaactgaacataaaaacaataaataaacataaaaacaataaatgtctcacattttgtggttgccgcaaaatgttgtactgcttgtaattccgtctccaccgttgctcgacactgcgtgtatagagcaggtagtgcaacaatagaaaaatagttgtgggacggcactgtgtagcgtttgtctaggctgttgatcattttcctaaatccctcgttttgcacagtgttgatgggagccatatctttagccaggtgataagtaatagcctccgtaatttctttgtgccggCGGGAGTTCAACGTGtatggggaagcgctgtataaggttcccgttattgatgtttgggtggttgatcaggacggattttctcctgtcactttctcgtcatccctgacgtgttctccgttgtttttccCTGCCAGTTTGAGCATcacacggcacagcttctgtatcacgtggtataaggctccgcccttgtcatttgttgagcaggaagagggcgcgcttgttttcatgcagattacgtcccggatcaaaatgcggtacaatcattgtcgtcttttttttttttttcttttttttaaaaatcgttgtcatttggaaatgagatcgcacataagtatgaatcgagatcgcgattttctaatgattaatcgtgcagccctactgtGCACTGGATTCatttcaaagctcagaaatcaaacttcactaaatcacaaaaacatggaaatcacctgaacaacaacagcaaattGGAGCAAACATCAAATCTGTGACACAGCTGCAGTGTGAAAGACCGGGTCATGTAGCCTGTCTCCTGTTAACGACCGACTATATGAATAAAGTTCAGTCTATTTGAAGTCAGGAGGTAAAGCTGGTAGAAGCAGTGCTGCAGCACATGTCCCTGCAGAGAGCAGattcaaccaatcaggagctgTAATATCAGGCAGCTCCTCCTGTGCTGACAGACTGTGGTTCTTATAAGTTTCTTATCTTTAGGGGAAAGTTGGGTCGACTGTGAGTGAAGAACAAAAAGTTTCATGAAACAGAGAAACTGCTGCAGCTTCTACCTGCTCATCGACTCACGCGTCTGCAAACTGTGCGGTAATTTTCCTGGTTTTAGTTTCTGCTGAatctctggaaataaaaaaggaataaaactaaaaacattccTCACCTGTCTGCTCATGTCTGCTCCTCTGTCTgtggctgtgattggctgaaacCTTCAGATCCCTCCTGGatctcttcatcctcctcctcctcctcttctgcgTCCTTCTCATCTTCCTCCACACAGTCGTCGTCCGATGCCTCCTCTCCTTGTTCTTTCACCTCCATCTCTCCCTCGCTGTCTGCGTGTTCTGCCGCcgcctccgcctcctcctcctcttcctcctcctcctcctcttcctccccctcAGCCTCCTCGTCGCTGAAGACCTCCGTGCCCTCCTCCGCCCTCCTGGTGGTCTCGGAGAACCAGTCTCTGACCTGCTCGTAGCTCATGCTGGACTTTGCCACCAGCTCGTCCAGGTCCTTCTCGCTCAGGGCTCGGTGCTTGAGGTAGTACTCCTTCAGAAAAGCCTTACCGGACTTCACCTGCAGGAGGAACAAACATCACCTTCAGTCAGTCACTTATAATCCCCACATTTGCTACACAATGAGTCCAGGAGAGGCTGGACTGTGAAATGTGGAGGAtccagggatcgaaccagcgACGTGGTTGGCACATGACCTGCTAAAATCCAGCTGAATACTCGAGTTCTTCAGCTGCTCTCCAGCAGTTCAGAGACAGGCTGTTGTACTGCCTCTCGCCCATCGATGGCCAGCCTAGTAGGAATTTAAACAAACAACCCAAAAAACGCACCTTGATGGCACCGTCGCCGCCCTGTGGAGAGCGCTTGCAGGGATACGGCCGGCGGGTCCTCCTGGACCAACCACGGAAACGCTTCCTGGACTTCTTCTGGCTCTTCGCGCCGCCGTTCAACGCCTCGTCCACCTGGAACAAGACAGAAATCGCCAGATGTTACCAGGAGAAAGTTCGTCAGATGAAGCGAGGCGTTTGTGTTACATCACAAAAAGGTTTCCTGCGTGCGCACCTTCCCACTCTGGTAGAGGTAGTACCACTTCAGGTTGCTGTTCTTGCAGGCGTAGCGCGTGTCTCCAAACCAGTTTACGATGTACGTCCTCGGCAGCCCGCTGTCCTTCGCCATCTGGTCGTACTCCTCGGGCGTCGGCCACTGCGAGCGGACGAAGGCCTTCTTTAGGATGTGGAGCTGCTCCGGCGTCTTCTTCACCAACTTCCTGCTAATGGGTGGCGTGCCCTGTCGTTCCTGAGCCGAGGACGAAGGCGCGGTGGCCGGTTTCGCCTTCTCGCCGTCCCCCTCCGCGTCACTGTCCTTCAACTGACCCGCTGATGGCATTTTCCTCCTCTCCGTGAACCAGGCGTCCACCTCACGCCTCGTCAGCTTTGTCTCCGCCCGCAGCCGGCTCAGCTCCTCGTCTGAGGGCGTGTCCGACTTCTGGAAGCTGGCCTCCAGCACGAGCAGCTGCTCCGGAGTCTTTTCCTTGAACTTCTGCGGCGTGAAGTCGGGAAAGGCATGGCGGAATTTGACGCGGAGGTCGCTGGAAGACCCGGCTGAGCCCGGAGCGCCTGCCGAGGTCGGCGAGGAGTCGCTGGCGTCGTCGCTGGAGTCGATGACGATGGTGGCGGTGTTGTCGCTGTTGTTGCTGTCGTTGATGCTGATGCCGCCAGCGCTGCTGCTCCTTCCTCCTCGGCTGCCGGCGGCCGCGGCTCTGGCAGGCGTGGCCTCCCTCAGGAGCAGGCTTTGGTGGTCCTTGGAGTTCCTCTGGTTGTAGCGCGTGTCGCTGAACCACTTCTTTATCGCTCGCTTGGAGAGTTTGGTAACTTGCATGAGGCGCGAGATCTCCGCCTCTGTGGCGAACTGCCGCCGGCTGTAGCTTGCCTTCAGCTCTGCCAGCTGCTCTTTGGACTTCTTCGGCTTGCTCGCGGTCGAGTCCAGACCGAGCGACGCACCGGCCGACGAAGACGACATCTCGACATTCGATTCGGATGCCGACGGCTCGGCGGCTTTGGGTTGGCTGCCGGGGACGCCCGCGACCGTCAGCGTGATGGGAGAGGCAACGGGGACCGCGCCGCTGTTCCCGGCCACCTGAGTGAGGACGAGGCCCGGCTGCCCGACGATCTGACACGTCTGGAAGATGTTCTGCAGGCCGTTTGTGGTGGCGGCGATGTTAGCGGGGATGACGGTGATGGTCTGAGGGACGGTCTGCACTGTGCCGTTAAACTTCTTCCTCCGCGCCtcctccacctgcagagaggagcagcagaaggtcaaaggtcaggtgTGACATCACCAACTTTGAAGGGCAGCTCGATTGTTTGAAAACTAACGATTTATTACTTCcatcctctctgctgtgatatcAACCCACTCATGCACATCTGTGGTCGGATGTGTGTCTGGACGGTTCGTTACTGACATCTGCTGAGTTTCATGTCAGCAGCACCTTCACAAACATATTTACAGACTGCTTCTTTCTTACGGGTGCTGCATGACTATGGACCACCTTACAAACAAACTAAACTTTAACAGGCATCAAGTACACTTAGCTACTCCTTTTATcatctgttatttcttttctccACACTCTCATTTCGAAATTTGAGCCACTGGGTGCTGCTTTGGAGGTCACTGATGTCATTCAGCTGCTCCGTCCTCCATCCTGGAGAAGTCCTGGTTCCACTCCAAAGTTTTgtgatcacttcctgtttggctCGTTTTCCCCAGTTTTGTATTTTCCATCTTTTAAAAGCAGGAAATTGATTTTCAGGATGATTTCTTTAAGTTTAAAATCCACAGCAGGCCCCCATCTGTACATGTTAAAATAGTTT contains:
- the LOC116317399 gene encoding zinc fingers and homeoboxes protein 1-like, whose translation is MASRRKSTIPCMVPPRETVDSDQEMQDVTGSADPEDSNGAATISLEASGLLEERGEEANGRRDAAVSDPYLDLNAAEGGYECKYCSFQTSELNLFTMHVDTEHPDVVLNTSYVCMECDYHTKSYDTLLAHNARLHPGEDNFTRTMVKRNNETIFQQTVNDLTFDGSFVKVEEDEAEETARRGIAFSKTPIMRNKSRAEPKKFTAAHKMPVDDVIKVESDDEDDDKEPPALSPAPTAPAAVAPRLIPVTAPLQVQAVPQSIVVNSPNVLQIKGGASPAGGGVLPPGTLAQVLSALQNQQNSTQTQLLIPISSIPTYNAAMDNNVLLVSAYNRFPYPSVSEIVGLSSQTKFSEEQIKVWFSAQRLKHGVSWTPEEVEEARRKKFNGTVQTVPQTITVIPANIAATTNGLQNIFQTCQIVGQPGLVLTQVAGNSGAVPVASPITLTVAGVPGSQPKAAEPSASESNVEMSSSSAGASLGLDSTASKPKKSKEQLAELKASYSRRQFATEAEISRLMQVTKLSKRAIKKWFSDTRYNQRNSKDHQSLLLREATPARAAAAGSRGGRSSSAGGISINDSNNSDNTATIVIDSSDDASDSSPTSAGAPGSAGSSSDLRVKFRHAFPDFTPQKFKEKTPEQLLVLEASFQKSDTPSDEELSRLRAETKLTRREVDAWFTERRKMPSAGQLKDSDAEGDGEKAKPATAPSSSAQERQGTPPISRKLVKKTPEQLHILKKAFVRSQWPTPEEYDQMAKDSGLPRTYIVNWFGDTRYACKNSNLKWYYLYQSGKVDEALNGGAKSQKKSRKRFRGWSRRTRRPYPCKRSPQGGDGAIKVKSGKAFLKEYYLKHRALSEKDLDELVAKSSMSYEQVRDWFSETTRRAEEGTEVFSDEEAEGEEEEEEEEEEEEAEAAAEHADSEGEMEVKEQGEEASDDDCVEEDEKDAEEEEEEDEEIQEGSEGFSQSQPQTEEQT